The Miscanthus floridulus cultivar M001 chromosome 7, ASM1932011v1, whole genome shotgun sequence genome includes a region encoding these proteins:
- the LOC136467573 gene encoding clustered mitochondria protein-like isoform X2 — protein MAGKSKGGKNKGKAQGAGQSASAEPEVPATDGAEVVNPENGEVNEPPATEDGVADVEKGDGDGPEAVQPARKPAEGELHLYPVPVRTQSGEKLELQLSPGDSVIDVKQFLLDAPETCFYTCYDLILHTEDGSAHQLEDYNEISEIADITSGGCSLEMVAAIYDERSIRSHLQRVRELLSLSSLHVSLSTSLALQHESAQGKSAGSEKSPIQELDGLNFMEDSAGALTNLLASAPAEIKCVETIVFSSFNPPPSYRRLHGDLIYIDVATLEGNRYCITGSSKSFYVNSSNGSLFDSKPTKQGLEASTLVGLLQKISAKFKKGFREVLDRRASAHPFENVQSLLPVTSWLGAYPVPAHRRDAARAEDSVVLSYGTELIGMQRDWNEELQSCREFPHGNPQERILRGRALYKVTCDFVDAAVKGAVGVINRCIPPINPTDPECFHMYVHNNIFFSFAVDSDYEHISKDHKPDCQNGSSRSTKVSSPDVIAKPDTNHAESADVADSKSEEAQLADSEQATYASANNDLKGTKAYQEADVSGLYNLAMAIIDYRGHRVVAQSIIPGILQGDKSDSLLYGSVDNGKKISWNEAFHSKVVEAAKRLHLKEHVVLDGSGNPVKLAATVECKGIVGSDDRHYILDLMRVTPRDSNYIGQEHRFCVLRPELIASFVEAESMKQSFKQKVPDAPVASTSDAKATSVEGDDKSEESSVHTHEENDNSSSEILFNPNVFTEYKLAGSPEEIAADEELVKRAGTYLMDIVIPKFVQDLCSLDISPMDGQTLTDALHLHGINIRYLGKIAGMVKHLPHLRDLFSAEIIVRSAKHVIKDILRQSLDHDIGPAIAHFLSCFMGKVLGASTKGSLSNAQSKTLKGHENSQIQKSSKGHKLSNAAASRKSLSTYSHLTSDGIWFSIKEFAKSKYQFEVPDDARLSAKRVAVLRNLCQKVGITIAARKYDLDASTPFEASDMLNLQPVVKHSVPTCTDAKNLMEAGKVRMAEGTLNEAYALFSEAFSLLQQITGPMHKDAANCCRYLAMVLYHAGDTAGAIVQQHRELIINERCLGLDHPDTAHSYGNMALFYHGLNQTELALRHMSRTLLLLSLASGPDHPDVAATLINVAMMYQDASNMNTALRYLQEALMKNERLLGPDHVQTAVCYHALAIAFSCMSLYKLSIQHEKKTYDILVKQLGENDSRTKDSENWLSTFKLREEQVNAQKQKGQGANASDNAVKFLKANPAFLQAMKAAAIQSGDGSANVNRSLNAAVVGEGVPRLRGVDERAARATAEARKKAAARGLNVRYGPAANHAPDELAQILKLINAASGSSTSASAKTEESASEGQATNGSVQNGTATEAMAADTNGPSASAKSTVNTPVGLGTTLELKQQKSKPKS, from the exons ATGGCGGGGAAatccaagggtggaaagaacAAAGGGAAGGCGCAGGGCGCGGGTCAGTCCGCCTCTGCTGAGCCAGAGGTGCCGGCGACTGACGGAGCCGAAGTGGTTAACCCAGAGAATGGGGAAGTAAACGAACCCCCTGCCACGGAGGATGGTGTGGCAGATGTCGAGAAAGGAGACGGGGATGGCCCTGAGGCTGTGCAGCCTGCAAGAAAGCCAGCTGAAG GAGAGCTTCATCTGTACCCTGTTCCTGTCAGGACACAATCAGGTGAAAAGCTCGAGCTGCAG CTAAGCCCAGGAGATTCTGTTATTGATGTTAAACAATTCCTCTTGGATGCTCCTGAAACATGCTTCTATACATGCTACGATTTGATATTGCATACTGAAGATGGGTCAGCTCATCAGTTAGAAGACTACAATGAAATATCAGAAATAGCAGATATAACCTCTGGTGGATGTTCACTGGAGATGGTTGCTG CAATATATGATGAGAGGTCTATTAGGTCACATCTCCAACGTGTGAGGGAGCTACTATCCCTGTCTAGTCTTCATGTTTCCCTATCAACATCCTTAGCTCTGCAGCATGAGTCTGCTCAGGGAAAATCTGCAG GTTCTGAAAAAAGCCCTATTCAGGAGCTTGATGGTTTAAATTTTATGGAGGATAGTGCTGGTGCGCTCACTAATTTATTGGCTTCTGCACCAGCAGAGATAAAATGTGTTGAAACCATAGTTTTTTCGTCTTTCAATCCTCCGCCGAGTTATCGGAG GTTACATGGAGATCTCATCTATATTGATGTTGCCACATTAGAAGGAAACAGATACTGCATTACTGGAAGCTCCAAATCTTTTTATGTTAACAGTAGCAATGGAAGTTTATTTGACTCGAAACCTACAAAACAAGGACTGGAGGCCAGCACTCTCGTAGGCCTACTCCAGAAGATCAGTGCCAAATTTAAGAAAG GTTTTCGTGAAGTCTTGGATCGCAGGGCATCGGCTCATCCATTTGAGAATGTTCAGTCTTTGCTTCCAGTGACTTCTTGGTTAGGAGCTTATCCTGTGCCAG CGCATAGAAGGGATGCAGCCAGGGCTGAAGACTCTGTTGTGTTGTCATATGGCACTGAATTAATTGGCATGCAGAGAGACTGGAATGAAGAATTGCAGTCCTGCCGGGAGTTTCCTCATGGCAATCCTCAAGAAAG GATATTGCGTGGCAGAGCGCTCTACAAAGTAACATGTGATTTTGTTGATGCTGCTGTAAAAGGTGCAGTTGGTGTCATTAATAGATGCATACCCCCAATAAATCCAACTGACCCAGAATGTTTTCATAT GTATGTTCACAACAATATTTTCTTTAGTTTTGCTGTCGACTCCGACTATGAACACATTTCAAAGGACCACAAACCAGACTGCCAAAATGGCTCCAGCAGAAGCACCAAGGTTTCCTCCCCAGATGTGATCGCTAAGCCAGATACAAACCATGCTGAATCTGCTGATGTAGCTGACTCAAAATCCGAAGAGGCACAACTCGCGGATAGCGAGCAGGCGACATATGCTTCTGCAAACAATGACTTAAAAGGAACTAAGGCTTATCAAGAAGCTGATGTTTCTGGCCTTTACAATCTTGCGATGGCAATAATTGATTACAGAGGTCACAGGGTTGTAGCTCAG AGTATCATACCTGGTATTCTTCAAGGAGACAAGTCAGATTCCCTTCTGTATGGCTCTGTTGATAATGGCAAGAAGATATCTTGGAACGAAGCGTTCCATTCAAAG GTAGTTGAGGCTGCAAAGCGGCTCCatttgaaggagcatgtggttttGGATGGTTCTGGCAATCCTGTAAAATTAGCTGCTACAGTCGAATGCAAGGGCATTGTTGGGAGTGATGACAG GCATTACATTTTGGATCTGATGAGAGTGACTCCTCGAGATTCTAACTACATTGGACAAGAGCACCGCTTCTGTGTGTTGAGACCTGAacttatagcatcatttgttgaG GCTGAATCCATGAAACAATCGTTTAAGCAGAAGGTTCCAGATGCTCCAGTTGCAAGTACTTCTGATGCTAAG GCTACCTCTGTTGAAGGAGATGACAAGTCTGAAGAAAGCTCTGTTCATACACACGAGGAAAATGACAACTCAAGCTCTGAGATTCTTTTCAATCCAAATGTGTTTACGGAGTACAAGCTTGCTGGCAGTCCAGAG GAAATCGCTGCTGACGAAGAGTTGGTAAAAAGGGCTGGCACATATCTTATGGATATAGTGATCCCGAAGTTTGTTCAGGATCTTTGCTCCCTTGATATCTCCCCTATGGATGGACAGACTTTAACCGATGCATTGCATCTCCATGGGATAAATATTAGGTATCTGGGCAAG ATTGCAGGCATGGTCAAACATTTACCACACTTACGGGACTTATTTTCTGCTGAGATAATAGTTAGATCTGCAAAGCATGTTATCAAG GATATACTGAGGCAAAGTTTGGATCATGATATTGGGCCAGCTATTGCTCATTTCTTAAGCTGTTTCATGGGGAAAGTTTTAGGTGCTTCCACAAAGGGTAGTCTTAGCAATGCGCAGTCAAAAACTCTGAAG GGTCATGAAAATAGCCAAATTCAAAAGTCTTCTAAAGGCCATAAACTGAGCAATGCTGCTGCTTCAAGAAAAAGCTTATCAACTTATTCCCATCTAACCTCTGATGGAATTTGGTTTAGCATTAAGGAATTCGCAAAATCAAAATATCAG tTTGAAGTGCCAGATGATGCAAGGCTTTCAGCCAAAAGGGTAGCTGTTCTCCGCAATCTTTGCCAAAAG GTAGGGATAACAATTGCTGCACGCAAATATGATCTGGATGCTTCAACTCCATTCGAAGCCTCAGATATGTTAAATCTCCAACCAGTTGTCAAGCATTCTGTTCCAACCTGTACAGACGCAAAGAATCTTATGGAAGCAGGGAAAGTCAGGATGGCTGAG GGAACATTGAATGAGGCATATGCATTGTTTTCAGAAGCCTTTTCACTGCTTCAACAG ATAACTGGTCCCATGCACAAGGATGCTGCAAATTGTTGCCG GTACCTTGCTATGGTTTTGTACCATGCTGGTGATACAGCCGGAGCAATTGTGCAGCAACATAGGGAACTCATCATAAATGAGAGATGTCTTGGTCTTGATCATCCGGACACAGCCCACAG TTATGGTAACATGGCGTTATTCTATCatgggctcaatcaaactgaactGGCACTGCGGCACATGTCCCGCACACTACTGCTGCTAAGTTTGGCGTCAGGACCTGATCACCCAGATGTTGCAGCAACTCTCATAAATGTTGCAATGATGTACCAGGATGCCAGCAATATGAATACTGCTCTTAGGTATCTTCAAGAAGCCCTTATGAAGAATGAGCGACTTCTTGGCCCTGACCATGTTCAGACAGCTGTGTGCTATCATGCTCTTGCCATTGCATTCAGCTGTATGAGCTTATATAAGCTTTCAATTCAG CATGAAAAGAAGACTTATGATATACTGGTAAAACAATTAGGGGAAAATGACTCACGGACAAAAGACTCAGAAAATTGGTTGAGTACTTTTAAGCTTCGAGAAGAGCAG GTCAACGCCCAGAAGCAGAAGGGCCAGGGAGCTAATGCATCCGATAACGCTGTTAAATTCTTGAAG GCAAACCCTGCATTTTTACAAGCAATGAAAGCTGCTGCCATACAATCAGGTGATGGGTCAGCAAATGTCAACAGGTCGCTCAATGCTGCAGTAGTTGGAGAAGGTGTACCACGACTGAGAGGAGTGGATGAGCGAGCTGCTCGAGCGACTGCAGAAGCTCGGAAGAAAGCTGCTGCAAGAGGCCTTAATGTCCGTTATGGCCCTGCGGCAAACCATGCGCCTGATGaactagctcagattctcaaacTCATCAATGCTGCTTCAGGGTCTTCCACGTCTGCCTCTGCAAAAACTGAGGAATCTGCCTCTGAAGGGCAGGCAACAAATGGATCTGTTCAAAACGGAACTGCAACTGAAGCGATGGCTGCGGATACCAACGGGCCATCTGCATCTGCTAAGTCCACTGTCAACACACCAGTTGGATTGGGGACAACATTGGAGTTGAAGCAGCAGAAATCAAAGCCAAAGTCGTAG
- the LOC136467573 gene encoding clustered mitochondria protein-like isoform X1, giving the protein MAGKSKGGKNKGKAQGAGQSASAEPEVPATDGAEVVNPENGEVNEPPATEDGVADVEKGDGDGPEAVQPARKPAEGELHLYPVPVRTQSGEKLELQLSPGDSVIDVKQFLLDAPETCFYTCYDLILHTEDGSAHQLEDYNEISEIADITSGGCSLEMVAAIYDERSIRSHLQRVRELLSLSSLHVSLSTSLALQHESAQGKSAGSEKSPIQELDGLNFMEDSAGALTNLLASAPAEIKCVETIVFSSFNPPPSYRRLHGDLIYIDVATLEGNRYCITGSSKSFYVNSSNGSLFDSKPTKQGLEASTLVGLLQKISAKFKKGFREVLDRRASAHPFENVQSLLPVTSWLGAYPVPAHRRDAARAEDSVVLSYGTELIGMQRDWNEELQSCREFPHGNPQERFFSCYPTYWIDCFIPVVTHYFWLRRILRGRALYKVTCDFVDAAVKGAVGVINRCIPPINPTDPECFHMYVHNNIFFSFAVDSDYEHISKDHKPDCQNGSSRSTKVSSPDVIAKPDTNHAESADVADSKSEEAQLADSEQATYASANNDLKGTKAYQEADVSGLYNLAMAIIDYRGHRVVAQSIIPGILQGDKSDSLLYGSVDNGKKISWNEAFHSKVVEAAKRLHLKEHVVLDGSGNPVKLAATVECKGIVGSDDRHYILDLMRVTPRDSNYIGQEHRFCVLRPELIASFVEAESMKQSFKQKVPDAPVASTSDAKATSVEGDDKSEESSVHTHEENDNSSSEILFNPNVFTEYKLAGSPEEIAADEELVKRAGTYLMDIVIPKFVQDLCSLDISPMDGQTLTDALHLHGINIRYLGKIAGMVKHLPHLRDLFSAEIIVRSAKHVIKDILRQSLDHDIGPAIAHFLSCFMGKVLGASTKGSLSNAQSKTLKGHENSQIQKSSKGHKLSNAAASRKSLSTYSHLTSDGIWFSIKEFAKSKYQFEVPDDARLSAKRVAVLRNLCQKVGITIAARKYDLDASTPFEASDMLNLQPVVKHSVPTCTDAKNLMEAGKVRMAEGTLNEAYALFSEAFSLLQQITGPMHKDAANCCRYLAMVLYHAGDTAGAIVQQHRELIINERCLGLDHPDTAHSYGNMALFYHGLNQTELALRHMSRTLLLLSLASGPDHPDVAATLINVAMMYQDASNMNTALRYLQEALMKNERLLGPDHVQTAVCYHALAIAFSCMSLYKLSIQHEKKTYDILVKQLGENDSRTKDSENWLSTFKLREEQVNAQKQKGQGANASDNAVKFLKANPAFLQAMKAAAIQSGDGSANVNRSLNAAVVGEGVPRLRGVDERAARATAEARKKAAARGLNVRYGPAANHAPDELAQILKLINAASGSSTSASAKTEESASEGQATNGSVQNGTATEAMAADTNGPSASAKSTVNTPVGLGTTLELKQQKSKPKS; this is encoded by the exons ATGGCGGGGAAatccaagggtggaaagaacAAAGGGAAGGCGCAGGGCGCGGGTCAGTCCGCCTCTGCTGAGCCAGAGGTGCCGGCGACTGACGGAGCCGAAGTGGTTAACCCAGAGAATGGGGAAGTAAACGAACCCCCTGCCACGGAGGATGGTGTGGCAGATGTCGAGAAAGGAGACGGGGATGGCCCTGAGGCTGTGCAGCCTGCAAGAAAGCCAGCTGAAG GAGAGCTTCATCTGTACCCTGTTCCTGTCAGGACACAATCAGGTGAAAAGCTCGAGCTGCAG CTAAGCCCAGGAGATTCTGTTATTGATGTTAAACAATTCCTCTTGGATGCTCCTGAAACATGCTTCTATACATGCTACGATTTGATATTGCATACTGAAGATGGGTCAGCTCATCAGTTAGAAGACTACAATGAAATATCAGAAATAGCAGATATAACCTCTGGTGGATGTTCACTGGAGATGGTTGCTG CAATATATGATGAGAGGTCTATTAGGTCACATCTCCAACGTGTGAGGGAGCTACTATCCCTGTCTAGTCTTCATGTTTCCCTATCAACATCCTTAGCTCTGCAGCATGAGTCTGCTCAGGGAAAATCTGCAG GTTCTGAAAAAAGCCCTATTCAGGAGCTTGATGGTTTAAATTTTATGGAGGATAGTGCTGGTGCGCTCACTAATTTATTGGCTTCTGCACCAGCAGAGATAAAATGTGTTGAAACCATAGTTTTTTCGTCTTTCAATCCTCCGCCGAGTTATCGGAG GTTACATGGAGATCTCATCTATATTGATGTTGCCACATTAGAAGGAAACAGATACTGCATTACTGGAAGCTCCAAATCTTTTTATGTTAACAGTAGCAATGGAAGTTTATTTGACTCGAAACCTACAAAACAAGGACTGGAGGCCAGCACTCTCGTAGGCCTACTCCAGAAGATCAGTGCCAAATTTAAGAAAG GTTTTCGTGAAGTCTTGGATCGCAGGGCATCGGCTCATCCATTTGAGAATGTTCAGTCTTTGCTTCCAGTGACTTCTTGGTTAGGAGCTTATCCTGTGCCAG CGCATAGAAGGGATGCAGCCAGGGCTGAAGACTCTGTTGTGTTGTCATATGGCACTGAATTAATTGGCATGCAGAGAGACTGGAATGAAGAATTGCAGTCCTGCCGGGAGTTTCCTCATGGCAATCCTCAAGAAAGGTTCTTTAGTTGTTATCCCACTTACTGGATTGACTGCTTTATACCTGTAGTAACTCATTATTTTTGGCTGCGCAGGATATTGCGTGGCAGAGCGCTCTACAAAGTAACATGTGATTTTGTTGATGCTGCTGTAAAAGGTGCAGTTGGTGTCATTAATAGATGCATACCCCCAATAAATCCAACTGACCCAGAATGTTTTCATAT GTATGTTCACAACAATATTTTCTTTAGTTTTGCTGTCGACTCCGACTATGAACACATTTCAAAGGACCACAAACCAGACTGCCAAAATGGCTCCAGCAGAAGCACCAAGGTTTCCTCCCCAGATGTGATCGCTAAGCCAGATACAAACCATGCTGAATCTGCTGATGTAGCTGACTCAAAATCCGAAGAGGCACAACTCGCGGATAGCGAGCAGGCGACATATGCTTCTGCAAACAATGACTTAAAAGGAACTAAGGCTTATCAAGAAGCTGATGTTTCTGGCCTTTACAATCTTGCGATGGCAATAATTGATTACAGAGGTCACAGGGTTGTAGCTCAG AGTATCATACCTGGTATTCTTCAAGGAGACAAGTCAGATTCCCTTCTGTATGGCTCTGTTGATAATGGCAAGAAGATATCTTGGAACGAAGCGTTCCATTCAAAG GTAGTTGAGGCTGCAAAGCGGCTCCatttgaaggagcatgtggttttGGATGGTTCTGGCAATCCTGTAAAATTAGCTGCTACAGTCGAATGCAAGGGCATTGTTGGGAGTGATGACAG GCATTACATTTTGGATCTGATGAGAGTGACTCCTCGAGATTCTAACTACATTGGACAAGAGCACCGCTTCTGTGTGTTGAGACCTGAacttatagcatcatttgttgaG GCTGAATCCATGAAACAATCGTTTAAGCAGAAGGTTCCAGATGCTCCAGTTGCAAGTACTTCTGATGCTAAG GCTACCTCTGTTGAAGGAGATGACAAGTCTGAAGAAAGCTCTGTTCATACACACGAGGAAAATGACAACTCAAGCTCTGAGATTCTTTTCAATCCAAATGTGTTTACGGAGTACAAGCTTGCTGGCAGTCCAGAG GAAATCGCTGCTGACGAAGAGTTGGTAAAAAGGGCTGGCACATATCTTATGGATATAGTGATCCCGAAGTTTGTTCAGGATCTTTGCTCCCTTGATATCTCCCCTATGGATGGACAGACTTTAACCGATGCATTGCATCTCCATGGGATAAATATTAGGTATCTGGGCAAG ATTGCAGGCATGGTCAAACATTTACCACACTTACGGGACTTATTTTCTGCTGAGATAATAGTTAGATCTGCAAAGCATGTTATCAAG GATATACTGAGGCAAAGTTTGGATCATGATATTGGGCCAGCTATTGCTCATTTCTTAAGCTGTTTCATGGGGAAAGTTTTAGGTGCTTCCACAAAGGGTAGTCTTAGCAATGCGCAGTCAAAAACTCTGAAG GGTCATGAAAATAGCCAAATTCAAAAGTCTTCTAAAGGCCATAAACTGAGCAATGCTGCTGCTTCAAGAAAAAGCTTATCAACTTATTCCCATCTAACCTCTGATGGAATTTGGTTTAGCATTAAGGAATTCGCAAAATCAAAATATCAG tTTGAAGTGCCAGATGATGCAAGGCTTTCAGCCAAAAGGGTAGCTGTTCTCCGCAATCTTTGCCAAAAG GTAGGGATAACAATTGCTGCACGCAAATATGATCTGGATGCTTCAACTCCATTCGAAGCCTCAGATATGTTAAATCTCCAACCAGTTGTCAAGCATTCTGTTCCAACCTGTACAGACGCAAAGAATCTTATGGAAGCAGGGAAAGTCAGGATGGCTGAG GGAACATTGAATGAGGCATATGCATTGTTTTCAGAAGCCTTTTCACTGCTTCAACAG ATAACTGGTCCCATGCACAAGGATGCTGCAAATTGTTGCCG GTACCTTGCTATGGTTTTGTACCATGCTGGTGATACAGCCGGAGCAATTGTGCAGCAACATAGGGAACTCATCATAAATGAGAGATGTCTTGGTCTTGATCATCCGGACACAGCCCACAG TTATGGTAACATGGCGTTATTCTATCatgggctcaatcaaactgaactGGCACTGCGGCACATGTCCCGCACACTACTGCTGCTAAGTTTGGCGTCAGGACCTGATCACCCAGATGTTGCAGCAACTCTCATAAATGTTGCAATGATGTACCAGGATGCCAGCAATATGAATACTGCTCTTAGGTATCTTCAAGAAGCCCTTATGAAGAATGAGCGACTTCTTGGCCCTGACCATGTTCAGACAGCTGTGTGCTATCATGCTCTTGCCATTGCATTCAGCTGTATGAGCTTATATAAGCTTTCAATTCAG CATGAAAAGAAGACTTATGATATACTGGTAAAACAATTAGGGGAAAATGACTCACGGACAAAAGACTCAGAAAATTGGTTGAGTACTTTTAAGCTTCGAGAAGAGCAG GTCAACGCCCAGAAGCAGAAGGGCCAGGGAGCTAATGCATCCGATAACGCTGTTAAATTCTTGAAG GCAAACCCTGCATTTTTACAAGCAATGAAAGCTGCTGCCATACAATCAGGTGATGGGTCAGCAAATGTCAACAGGTCGCTCAATGCTGCAGTAGTTGGAGAAGGTGTACCACGACTGAGAGGAGTGGATGAGCGAGCTGCTCGAGCGACTGCAGAAGCTCGGAAGAAAGCTGCTGCAAGAGGCCTTAATGTCCGTTATGGCCCTGCGGCAAACCATGCGCCTGATGaactagctcagattctcaaacTCATCAATGCTGCTTCAGGGTCTTCCACGTCTGCCTCTGCAAAAACTGAGGAATCTGCCTCTGAAGGGCAGGCAACAAATGGATCTGTTCAAAACGGAACTGCAACTGAAGCGATGGCTGCGGATACCAACGGGCCATCTGCATCTGCTAAGTCCACTGTCAACACACCAGTTGGATTGGGGACAACATTGGAGTTGAAGCAGCAGAAATCAAAGCCAAAGTCGTAG